The following proteins come from a genomic window of Sorghum bicolor cultivar BTx623 chromosome 3, Sorghum_bicolor_NCBIv3, whole genome shotgun sequence:
- the LOC8082404 gene encoding EID1-like F-box protein 3, with the protein MSEGARNTRRFLGASSSGAGAGAGGSGSSSASYRSGGIGAAARRATNDVNTGILDENVLALVFRSLNFDPKALCTVSCVSRRLRAVAERVLWRELCISRAPRMVASLTGAAPGRVVGGWPALAKLLLFCCGAAAAAAAVRGHFTGVSRFSKTSGRSFLSRRCRGDLLYVSDPCEHAVPGADDDVGAYRGVFRGFMRSRTRACLVGRQAPLETRVRCPYCGARVWSMVAAGMAPRSACRRLGAYEGRLEYYVCVSGHLHGNCWLARLTSSDGDHDGDDSEDDDDDDASTEGGSDGGPVAP; encoded by the coding sequence ATGAGCGAGGGCGCGCGGAACACGCGGCGGTTCTTGGGCGCGTCGAGcagcggcgcgggcgcgggcgcgggcgggaGCGGGAGCAGCAGCGCGAGCTACCGGAGCGGCGGCATTggtgcggcggcgcggcgggctACCAACGACGTGAACACGGGGATCCTGGACGAGAACGTCCTGGCGCTGGTGTTCCGGTCCCTCAACTTCGACCCCAAGGCGCTGTGCACCGTCTCCTGCGTCAGCCGGCGGCTGCGCGCCGTCGCGGAGCGCGTGCTGTGGCGGGAGCTCTGCATCTCCCGTGCGCCGCGGATGGTGGCCTCGCTCACGGGCGCGGCCCCGGGCCGGGTCGTGGGCGGGTGGCCGGCGCTGGCGAAGCTGCTGCTCTTCTgctgcggcgcggcggcggcggcggcggcggtgcgggGCCACTTCACGGGCGTGTCCCGCTTCTCCAAGACGTCCGGGCGGAGCTTCCTGTCGCGGCGGTGCCGGGGCGACCTGCTCTACGTGTCGGACCCCTGCGAGCACGCCGTCCccggcgccgacgacgacgtGGGCGCCTACCGCGGCGTGTTCCGGGGCTTTATGCGCTCCCGGACGCGGGCGTGCCTGGTGGGGCGGCAGGCACCGCTGGAGACCCGCGTGCGCTGCCCCTACtgcggcgcgcgcgtgtggaGCATGGTGGCGGCCGGGATGGCGCCGCGCAGCGCGTGCCGCAGGCTGGGCGCCTACGAGGGACGGCTCGAGTACTACGTCTGCGTCAGCGGTCACCTCCACGGCAACTGCTGGCTCGCGCGCCTCACCTCCAGCGACGGCGATCACGacggcgacgactccgaggatgacgacgacgacgacgcgtcCACGGAAGGCGGCAGCGATGGCGGACCCGTCGCGCCGTAA